Proteins encoded by one window of Glycine soja cultivar W05 chromosome 15, ASM419377v2, whole genome shotgun sequence:
- the LOC114386227 gene encoding ATP-dependent RNA helicase glh-2-like: MEFLELKQGNMTLAEYAAKFEDLVRYFPHYQGRDGESSNCVKFMNDLRPGVKQAVNYQGVRQFPLLVNMCRIWDEDSRDRAAYYRSIGPMRNKKNGPQHRGKPYSTHPKQYGNRPSNQSTVPMGFAGGSGSKPNTFPTQITCYNCGKLGHISSYCTEKGVTYFNCGKKEHIQRNCPYPKKEKNGGGLNDQTRHLKLRNPKI; the protein is encoded by the coding sequence ATGGAGTTCTTGGAGCTCAAGCAGGGAAACATGACCTTAGCTGAATATGCAGCCAAGTTTGAGGATCTAGTGAGATACTTTCCCCATTATCAAGGGAGAGATGGTGAAAGTTCCAATTGTGTAAAGTTTATGAATGACTTGCGACCTGGAGTGAAACAAGCTGTGAATTACCAAGGTGTTCGTCAGTTCCCACTTTTGGTTAACATGTGTCGGATTTGGGATGAAGACTCCCGAGACAGGGCGGCCTATTATAGGAGTATAGGTCCAATGAGGAATAAAAAGAATGGACCTCAACATCGGGGAAAACCATACTCGACTCATCCTAAGCAATATGGTAACCGCCCCAGCAATCAGAGTACTGTTCCTATGGGATTTGCGGGTGGTAGTGGTAGCAAACCCAATACTTTTCCCACTCAGATCACTTGTTACAACTGTGGTAAGCTAGGGCACATCTCCTCATATTGCACTGAAAAGGGTGTGACCTATTTTAATTGTGGAAAAAAGGAGCATATTCAGAGAAACTGTCCTTATCCCAAGAAGGAGAAAAATGGTGGGGGCCTGAATGACCAAACTAGACATCTGAAGCTTCGAAATCCAAAGATCTAA